GTTCGGCGAGCGCCGGGCGGCTGCGCAACTGCGTCAGGTGACGCTCCTCGCGGGACACCCAGTTACGCAGCGCGCGGGCGCTGCGCTGCCGCAGGTCGTCGACGAGGGCCTGTTCGGCCACGGTGTCGGGCACGATGCGCTTGGCGGCGTCGGTGGGGGTGGCGGCGCGCAGGTCGGCGACCAGGTCGCACAGCGGATTGTCCGGTTCGTGGCCGACCGCGCTGACCACGGGCGTCGTGCACGCCGCGATCGCGCGGCACAGCGTCTCGTCGGAGAACGGCAGCAGGTCCTCGACGCTGCCGCCGCCGCGGGCCAGCACGATGACGTCGACCTCGGGGTCGGCGTCGAGTCCGCGCAGCGCCTCGACGATCTGCGCGACGGCGTTCGGCCCCTGCACCGCGGTGTTGCGCACCGCGAACCGCACGGCGGGCCAGCGCGCGGCGGCCACCGACGTGACGTCGTGTTCGGCCGCGCTTGCGCGTCCCGTGATCAGACCCACGGTGTTGGGCAGGAAGGGCAGTGGGCGCTTGAGCCGTGGATGGAACAGGCCCTCGGCCTCCAGCAGTCGGCGCAGGCGTTCGATGCGGGCCAGCAGTTCGCCAACGCCAACCGCGCGAATCTCGTTGACCCGCAACGAGAACGTGCCGCGACCGGTGTAGAAGTTCGGCTTGCCGAGCACCACCACCTGGGTGCCCTCGGTGAGCTTCACCGGGGCCGAGGCCACCAGGTCACGAGGACACGTCAGGCTCAGCGACATGTCGGCGGCCGGGTCCCGCAGCACCATGAACACCGTCGAGGAGCCCGAGCGGATGTTCATCTGCGCGATCTGACCCTCGACCCACACCATGCCGAGCTTGTCGATCCACCCCGCCACCCGGATGGCAACGGCGCGCACCGGGTAGGGGTTCTCCGGCGACTGGCCCTGCGCTGCCTGCGCCGGTTCGCTCACTTGGCGCTGGCGCGGGTGATTCTGTTGGCCAGCAGGGTCTGGAACGGTGCCCGTGCCTTTGTGGCCTCTTCGTAGGCCAACAGCTCGTTGAGCTCGTCGACGGACAGCGACTGCAGCCGGGCCCGCAGCTGGGCCAGCGTCAGCGAGCCGTAGTCGATGCGATCCGCGACAGCGGGTGCGCTCTGGTCGGCGCCGTTGTGAGCTTCGTCGCCACCTTCGGGCGCCGAGGTGGCCTCGATGTCGTCGCTGTCCACCGAGTACAGCGCGAAGCGACCCTCGGTCATCCGCTCACCACTGCCCGAGTCGGCCCCCGCCGCGTCGGACTCGTCCTCGTCGAACGTCGCCCATTCGGGCTGTTCGTCCTTCGGGGGGAACAGCGTCTCCAACGTCGCGTCACCCTTGATGACGAGGTCGGCGACGTCCTGCTGCATCTTCATCACCAGGTGCGCGACCTGGCTGGCCACGGTCATCGGGTACATCATGATCGTCTGGGGCAGCTTTCGGGTCTCCTCGACCGCCGCGGCGGCCACCCCCACCAGCAACCGGACACCGTACGGAGCACTAGACATGGCTGCCAGACTACTTCCGGCTCGCTCATTCGCCGCCGGTTGCCCGAGAAAGTAACCTGTTGTCATGCCGTCAACTGTCAACATGGGCATTCCCGGAACCACCAGCGCGGTGGCCGCGCCCGAGACGGGCAGGCGGGTGCTGCTGGCTGAGCCACGTGGATACTGCGCGGGCGTCGATCGTGCGGTGGAGACCGTGGAACGCGCGCTCGAGAAGCACGGCGCCCCGGTCTACGTGCGGCACGAGATCGTGCACAACCGCCACGTGGTCGAGACGTTGGCCAAGGCCGGTGCCATCTTCGTCGACGAGACCGACCAGGTGCCCGAGGGCGCGATCGTGGTGTTCTCCGCGCACGGCGTCGCGCCGACGGTGCACCAGTCCGCCGCCGAACGCGACCTTAAGGTCATCGACGCGACGTGCCCGCTGGTCACCAAGGTGCACAACGAGGCCAAGCGATTCGCACGCGACGACTACGACATCCTGCTCATCGGTCACGAGGGCCACGAAGAGGTGGTCGGCACCGCAGGCGAGGCGCCCGATCACGTGCAGTTGGTCGACGGCCCCGACGCCGTGGACGCCGTCGTGGTGCGTGATCTGGACAAGGTGATCTGGCTGTCGCAGACCACGCTGAGCGTCGACGAGACCATGGAGACGGTCCGCCGCCTGCGTGAGCGCTTCCCGACGCTGCAGGATCCGCCGAGCGACGACATCTGCTACGCGACCCAGAACCGTCAGGTCGCGGTCAAGGCCATGGCGCCGGAGTGCGAACTTGTCATCGTGGTGGGCTCGCGCAACTCGTCGAACTCGGTGCGCCTGGTCGAGGTGGCGCTGAACGCGGGTTCGGA
The DNA window shown above is from Mycolicibacterium confluentis and carries:
- a CDS encoding lipid droplet-associated protein; amino-acid sequence: MSSAPYGVRLLVGVAAAAVEETRKLPQTIMMYPMTVASQVAHLVMKMQQDVADLVIKGDATLETLFPPKDEQPEWATFDEDESDAAGADSGSGERMTEGRFALYSVDSDDIEATSAPEGGDEAHNGADQSAPAVADRIDYGSLTLAQLRARLQSLSVDELNELLAYEEATKARAPFQTLLANRITRASAK
- the xseA gene encoding exodeoxyribonuclease VII large subunit, which translates into the protein MSEPAQAAQGQSPENPYPVRAVAIRVAGWIDKLGMVWVEGQIAQMNIRSGSSTVFMVLRDPAADMSLSLTCPRDLVASAPVKLTEGTQVVVLGKPNFYTGRGTFSLRVNEIRAVGVGELLARIERLRRLLEAEGLFHPRLKRPLPFLPNTVGLITGRASAAEHDVTSVAAARWPAVRFAVRNTAVQGPNAVAQIVEALRGLDADPEVDVIVLARGGGSVEDLLPFSDETLCRAIAACTTPVVSAVGHEPDNPLCDLVADLRAATPTDAAKRIVPDTVAEQALVDDLRQRSARALRNWVSREERHLTQLRSRPALAEPMRMLTARTDEVTRALAAIRRDVTRFLTGETDRIGHLRARLSTLGPAATLARGYAVVQAGSRVLRTVADAPEGTELRIRVADGAVTAVSQGGSSD
- a CDS encoding 4-hydroxy-3-methylbut-2-enyl diphosphate reductase encodes the protein MPSTVNMGIPGTTSAVAAPETGRRVLLAEPRGYCAGVDRAVETVERALEKHGAPVYVRHEIVHNRHVVETLAKAGAIFVDETDQVPEGAIVVFSAHGVAPTVHQSAAERDLKVIDATCPLVTKVHNEAKRFARDDYDILLIGHEGHEEVVGTAGEAPDHVQLVDGPDAVDAVVVRDLDKVIWLSQTTLSVDETMETVRRLRERFPTLQDPPSDDICYATQNRQVAVKAMAPECELVIVVGSRNSSNSVRLVEVALNAGSDASYLVDYAEDIDPEWLDGVTTVGVTSGASVPEILVRGVLERLADFGFDTVQPVTTANETLVFSLPREIRPARR